In Persicimonas caeni, a single window of DNA contains:
- a CDS encoding DUF6261 family protein yields MRIRGFFDLYQMGVGSLLFCLNDIERQLATLSQPNAPLETRVAAAIDKCHHARSLRTKWLSQDRTTTQSRGGAAETDNAIDSTLSGVNYNLGVLVRSPVDSDQRTKARELRQDFFANGVRPFTSIKYEEQHAAVDEMLGRLRGEYAEHVAACGLNVLVDQLETLNSRFGAQLDVRRRDVVEFDDVEAAEDAARDGFARVLATILADYADQPEVMSALLAQVQDQQERIATYVRRRGNTPEVDPGTGEVVEPRSGDDIDEPSPATDPEPVEA; encoded by the coding sequence ATGCGTATACGCGGCTTTTTCGACCTGTATCAGATGGGCGTGGGGAGCTTGCTCTTTTGTCTGAACGACATCGAGCGCCAGCTCGCCACGCTGTCGCAGCCCAACGCGCCCCTGGAGACGCGTGTGGCCGCGGCGATTGACAAGTGCCACCACGCGCGCTCGCTGCGCACCAAATGGCTGTCTCAAGACCGCACCACCACCCAATCGCGTGGCGGGGCCGCCGAGACCGACAACGCCATCGACAGCACCCTGTCGGGCGTCAACTACAACCTGGGCGTCCTGGTGCGAAGCCCGGTCGACAGCGACCAGCGCACCAAGGCCCGCGAGCTTCGTCAGGACTTCTTTGCCAATGGCGTGCGCCCCTTTACCAGCATCAAGTACGAGGAGCAGCACGCTGCGGTCGACGAGATGCTCGGCCGGCTGCGCGGCGAGTATGCCGAGCATGTCGCCGCGTGCGGGCTGAACGTGCTCGTCGACCAGCTCGAGACGCTCAACTCGCGCTTCGGCGCCCAACTCGACGTGCGCCGGCGAGACGTGGTGGAGTTCGACGACGTCGAAGCCGCCGAAGACGCCGCGCGTGATGGCTTCGCGCGCGTGCTGGCGACCATCCTCGCCGACTACGCCGACCAGCCCGAGGTGATGAGCGCGCTGCTCGCCCAGGTCCAAGACCAGCAAGAGCGTATCGCCACCTACGTGCGTCGGCGCGGCAACACCCCGGAGGTCGATCCGGGCACCGGTGAGGTCGTCGAGCCCCGAAGCGGCGACGATATCGACGAGCCCTCCCCGGCCACCGACCCCGAGCCGGTCGAAGCCTGA
- a CDS encoding SEC-C metal-binding domain-containing protein produces MSSDIGRNDPCPCGSGRKYKKCCLRKQKVASGRVAPRRPTPAIEVSPRGWAELQRRLPDDVDTLAGATAALGDAGPDIHNWVWDMLTMWRRQSGSSAEAASLGASFAEEIVARFSAEDDAFRRSVEAERAFLLGRAGRTDEAEAICRRHIDAHPEEARAYCTLADVLLDAEPAEPARALEVLEEAAARPVSDAQSWDLARRIEEAREMLRTQEMRASEHYVEWDQFWEAFDDAGLDQKFEMARERIDNAPDFDAEWAFALMVEGLGAPCQEEGRRKEWLETLARLRARRPEVAKQESGSLGSMAVEFALAGHREYLDEALALMFEEPASAPDLVLREFELLAYAGETGLLDWLSEKWPEYREGENLMPHAYTEWASWAALAQLAAWAEEDIDRAHTLQELRDVLGDMWEELDPGRVERYVTEFVGAEPARFDAASAAEFDDADRVIESVTFAFGRDLVDAQGWHPFKALLAVQHLSAFLEHNARCEDPFQDAYATKQAMQSKAMRRQLKALREEWREGPRFAPHPDLAEGFAEAVYDEGMFGAPYSAAAFFEAVVRLTPWLAQRGFIERGELVEAIQGHFGQRINDVGAKYVRATGRHPLLVRGFADAADALDRAYGANRR; encoded by the coding sequence ATGAGCTCCGACATCGGAAGAAACGATCCTTGCCCCTGCGGAAGTGGGCGCAAATACAAGAAATGTTGCCTGAGAAAGCAAAAAGTGGCCAGCGGGAGGGTGGCGCCGCGCAGGCCCACGCCGGCCATCGAGGTGTCGCCGCGTGGTTGGGCGGAGCTGCAACGGCGGCTTCCTGACGACGTCGACACCCTCGCCGGGGCGACAGCGGCGCTCGGCGACGCGGGGCCCGACATCCACAACTGGGTGTGGGACATGCTCACGATGTGGCGCAGGCAATCGGGTTCGAGCGCCGAGGCGGCCTCCCTGGGGGCGAGCTTCGCCGAAGAGATCGTGGCGCGCTTTTCTGCAGAAGACGACGCGTTCCGCCGGTCGGTCGAGGCCGAACGCGCCTTTTTGTTGGGGCGAGCCGGTCGCACAGACGAGGCCGAGGCGATCTGCCGGCGGCATATCGACGCGCACCCCGAAGAAGCCCGCGCCTACTGCACGTTGGCCGACGTGCTTCTCGACGCCGAGCCCGCCGAGCCAGCTCGGGCGCTCGAGGTTTTGGAGGAGGCGGCTGCGCGCCCCGTTTCGGATGCGCAGAGTTGGGATCTCGCGCGTCGGATCGAAGAAGCCCGAGAGATGCTGCGCACCCAAGAGATGCGCGCCTCGGAGCACTATGTCGAGTGGGACCAGTTCTGGGAGGCTTTCGACGACGCCGGCCTCGACCAGAAGTTCGAGATGGCCCGCGAGCGGATTGACAACGCCCCGGACTTCGACGCCGAATGGGCGTTTGCGTTGATGGTCGAGGGGCTCGGGGCGCCGTGTCAGGAGGAAGGTCGACGGAAGGAGTGGCTCGAGACCTTGGCGCGGCTTCGAGCTCGGCGGCCCGAGGTTGCAAAGCAGGAGTCTGGGTCTCTCGGGTCGATGGCGGTCGAGTTCGCCCTGGCAGGACACCGCGAGTACCTCGACGAGGCGCTGGCGTTGATGTTCGAGGAGCCGGCCAGCGCGCCGGATTTAGTCTTGCGGGAGTTCGAGCTACTTGCCTACGCCGGCGAAACAGGGCTGTTGGACTGGTTGAGTGAAAAGTGGCCCGAGTACCGAGAGGGCGAGAACTTGATGCCGCACGCCTATACCGAGTGGGCCAGTTGGGCGGCACTGGCGCAGCTGGCCGCCTGGGCCGAAGAGGACATCGACAGGGCGCACACCCTGCAGGAGCTGCGCGATGTGCTCGGCGATATGTGGGAGGAGCTCGACCCCGGGCGAGTCGAGCGGTACGTGACCGAGTTTGTGGGTGCCGAGCCGGCGCGCTTCGACGCGGCTTCAGCCGCAGAGTTCGACGACGCAGACCGAGTCATCGAATCGGTCACGTTCGCGTTCGGCCGCGACTTGGTCGATGCTCAAGGCTGGCATCCCTTCAAGGCCTTGCTTGCGGTTCAGCATTTGAGCGCGTTTCTCGAGCACAACGCCCGGTGTGAGGACCCGTTCCAAGATGCGTACGCCACCAAACAGGCAATGCAATCGAAGGCGATGCGTCGCCAACTCAAAGCGCTGCGAGAAGAGTGGCGCGAGGGGCCCCGGTTCGCGCCGCATCCCGATCTAGCGGAGGGCTTCGCCGAGGCCGTCTACGACGAGGGCATGTTCGGGGCCCCCTACTCGGCGGCGGCGTTCTTCGAGGCCGTGGTGCGGCTGACTCCCTGGCTGGCGCAGCGCGGCTTCATCGAGCGTGGCGAGTTGGTCGAGGCGATCCAAGGGCACTTTGGGCAGCGAATCAACGACGTGGGCGCCAAGTACGTGCGCGCGACTGGCCGTCATCCGCTGCTGGTGCGAGGGTTCGCGGATGCGGCGGATGCGTTGGATAGAGCTTATGGCGCTAATCGCAGATGA
- the nfi gene encoding deoxyribonuclease V (cleaves DNA at apurinic or apyrimidinic sites): MHDWDITFEQAKQIQQELRDKVREAPLPGPVRLVAGADASFSKGSDDMFAAIVVLDAKTLEVVDVGRAECRALFPYVPGYLSFREAPALLQAWEELDVEPDLLVCDAQGRAHPRKFGLACHMGVLLDIPTIGSAKNLLCGEHRDPAPDKGSYRSIYDREGEVIGSVLRTRAEVNPVYVSVGHKITLPAARRQIMRFSPKYRIPEPIRHAHNEVNRMRRAALE; the protein is encoded by the coding sequence ATGCACGATTGGGATATCACCTTCGAACAAGCCAAGCAGATCCAGCAAGAACTGCGCGACAAGGTGCGCGAGGCGCCGCTGCCCGGGCCGGTGCGCTTGGTCGCCGGGGCGGATGCGTCGTTTTCGAAGGGCTCGGACGACATGTTTGCCGCCATCGTGGTGCTCGACGCCAAGACGCTCGAGGTGGTCGACGTGGGGCGGGCCGAGTGTCGCGCGCTCTTTCCGTACGTGCCGGGTTACCTGTCGTTTCGCGAGGCGCCGGCGTTGCTGCAGGCCTGGGAAGAGCTCGACGTCGAACCCGACCTGCTCGTCTGCGACGCCCAGGGCCGAGCCCACCCGCGCAAGTTCGGGCTGGCGTGCCACATGGGCGTACTCCTCGACATTCCTACCATCGGCTCGGCCAAGAATCTGCTGTGCGGCGAGCATCGCGATCCGGCGCCTGACAAGGGCTCGTACCGAAGCATCTACGATCGGGAGGGCGAGGTCATCGGGTCGGTGTTGCGTACTCGCGCCGAGGTCAATCCGGTCTATGTGTCGGTCGGCCACAAGATCACGCTGCCGGCCGCCCGCCGCCAGATCATGCGGTTCAGCCCCAAGTATCGGATCCCCGAGCCGATCCGACACGCCCATAACGAGGTCAACCGGATGCGCCGGGCTGCGTTGGAATGA
- a CDS encoding phosphotransferase family protein, whose amino-acid sequence MRDKKAASAEKQWLEYFRARGYPDATRLAAGMEGAVYSLVPGELVAKVWFHRGADTLRPLAAYYDRLSRANHSLRTPKIHRIDTVDGVAITTEDFLPGTPLDQHLVSTAKRPKPQAVDALVEVLSTFLSIGEASEFRQVFVLDETESFWEGSDRWSDSIGGLLRRRVARFATQLEREVSKLDALLEATHSFLESRDNATMSVIHGDLCPANILVNDDIEPVSVLDFGFLSTVGDPAFDASITSAIFEMWGPCARELDEQLTTTMQRAFGYDRDTLLAYRAVYALLTSNAYAPDGTDGHFRWCVEMLDRQDVRDALGM is encoded by the coding sequence ATGAGAGACAAGAAGGCCGCTTCCGCCGAAAAACAGTGGCTCGAATACTTTCGAGCACGAGGTTACCCTGACGCTACCCGACTCGCCGCAGGTATGGAGGGAGCCGTCTACTCGCTCGTTCCAGGCGAGCTCGTAGCAAAGGTGTGGTTCCATCGAGGGGCCGACACCCTCCGGCCGCTCGCCGCATACTACGACCGGCTCTCGCGTGCGAACCACTCACTGCGTACCCCGAAGATTCACCGAATCGACACTGTCGACGGCGTCGCGATTACCACCGAAGACTTCTTACCGGGAACCCCTCTCGACCAACACCTTGTCTCCACGGCGAAGCGGCCCAAGCCACAAGCCGTCGATGCCCTCGTGGAGGTACTCTCGACGTTTCTATCCATCGGCGAAGCTTCCGAGTTTCGCCAGGTCTTCGTGCTCGATGAGACTGAGTCGTTCTGGGAAGGAAGTGACCGCTGGAGCGACAGTATCGGAGGTCTGCTACGCCGACGGGTCGCGCGTTTTGCAACTCAACTCGAGCGCGAAGTGTCTAAACTCGACGCCCTCCTCGAAGCCACGCACAGCTTTCTCGAGTCGCGCGACAACGCGACAATGAGCGTAATCCACGGAGACTTGTGCCCCGCCAACATCCTGGTCAATGACGACATTGAGCCCGTGTCCGTGCTCGATTTCGGCTTCTTGTCGACGGTGGGAGATCCAGCTTTCGACGCGAGCATCACAAGCGCCATCTTCGAGATGTGGGGCCCTTGTGCGCGCGAACTCGACGAGCAGCTAACCACGACCATGCAACGAGCATTCGGCTACGACCGCGACACGCTTCTGGCTTACCGCGCGGTGTACGCCCTCCTTACGAGCAACGCCTACGCGCCCGACGGAACGGATGGCCACTTTCGCTGGTGTGTCGAGATGTTGGACCGTCAGGATGTACGTGACGCTTTGGGTATGTGA